Proteins from a genomic interval of Eisenibacter elegans DSM 3317:
- a CDS encoding tetratricopeptide repeat protein, with amino-acid sequence MSRKLTYLFLQTFILPCSLWLAAPRALAQMDTAYFELGAYYLQNENWDEAIAALDTAILVNPNYLEAYLYRGYAKRKAELYQGSLYDFDKVLQAEPQNAQAYNERGLSRAFLSNLDGAVQDFTTAIRFAPSFVEAYRHLASLYEGVQEAQKAVDVLEKLKKSVPQYEEVYPELADLHMRQGDTLSAIKQYEAWANLNPQEALSALAWLYMIQQKTAKSYAEIEKLKAKDPLFAFIQMAYLKAFQQDTAGYEAAFAEAIKLDPANAYREKAYFHSRRQESRQTFAALDALLANEPKNAENYYLRATYFINVENYDRALQDLTQAIKLDPKNENYYYRRGNVFKDKGSMKDACDDWKKAQSLGFKEVEYVISLFCK; translated from the coding sequence ATGAGTAGAAAATTAACATATTTGTTTTTACAAACATTTATCCTCCCTTGTAGTCTTTGGCTCGCTGCACCACGCGCCTTGGCGCAAATGGATACAGCTTATTTTGAGTTAGGCGCTTATTATTTGCAAAATGAAAACTGGGACGAGGCCATCGCCGCCTTGGATACAGCCATCCTAGTCAATCCCAATTACCTAGAGGCCTACCTCTATCGGGGTTATGCCAAGCGCAAGGCCGAGCTATACCAAGGCTCGTTATATGACTTTGACAAAGTACTGCAAGCCGAACCCCAAAACGCGCAAGCTTATAATGAGCGGGGCTTGAGCCGAGCTTTTTTAAGTAACCTCGACGGTGCGGTACAAGACTTCACCACTGCCATCCGTTTTGCCCCAAGTTTTGTAGAAGCCTACCGACACTTGGCCTCTCTCTACGAAGGTGTTCAAGAAGCACAAAAAGCTGTAGACGTGCTTGAGAAGTTGAAAAAGAGCGTCCCCCAATACGAAGAAGTTTACCCCGAACTGGCCGATTTGCATATGCGCCAAGGCGACACCCTGTCTGCTATCAAACAATATGAGGCCTGGGCCAATCTCAACCCCCAAGAAGCGCTCAGCGCCTTGGCTTGGCTATATATGATTCAACAAAAAACAGCAAAAAGCTACGCAGAGATTGAAAAACTCAAAGCCAAAGACCCGCTTTTTGCCTTTATACAAATGGCCTATCTCAAAGCTTTTCAACAGGATACAGCGGGCTATGAAGCAGCTTTTGCAGAAGCCATCAAACTAGACCCAGCCAACGCCTACCGCGAAAAAGCGTATTTTCACTCCCGCAGACAGGAATCACGCCAAACTTTTGCGGCGCTGGACGCGCTTTTGGCCAATGAGCCCAAAAATGCAGAAAACTATTACCTCCGTGCTACGTATTTTATAAATGTTGAAAACTATGACCGCGCCCTCCAAGATCTGACCCAAGCCATCAAATTAGACCCCAAGAATGAAAACTATTACTACCGCCGTGGGAATGTTTTTAAAGATAAAGGGTCGATGAAAGATGCTTGTGATGACTGGAAAAAGGCGCAGAGTCTAGGCTTCAAAGAAGTCGAATATGTCATCAGCCTTTTTTGCAAATGA
- a CDS encoding thioredoxin family protein, with amino-acid sequence MITPTHLNNAYTYETYTALIDQLLSEGKTTGTNQSEFLTEYTRMNQQRMKRWDKTYTPSAKVQAAAARIQSPQTWLILTEGWCGDAAQNIPLLVKIARSNPLITVKLLLRDEHLDVMDAFLTDGGRAIPKLIILNEALEVLADWGPRPNTAQMMAKEFKAQPDGDFKVFAAQLHKWYADNKGQELEQELEALLQKLV; translated from the coding sequence ATGATTACCCCCACTCATCTCAACAATGCCTATACTTACGAAACGTATACTGCCTTGATAGACCAGCTTCTGAGCGAGGGCAAAACAACAGGAACCAACCAGAGTGAGTTCTTGACCGAATACACCCGGATGAACCAACAGCGGATGAAACGTTGGGATAAGACCTATACACCAAGTGCTAAGGTGCAGGCTGCGGCTGCTCGCATCCAATCACCCCAAACTTGGCTTATCCTGACCGAAGGCTGGTGTGGTGATGCTGCCCAAAATATCCCGCTATTGGTCAAAATAGCCCGAAGCAACCCCCTGATTACCGTCAAGCTACTCCTGCGCGACGAGCATCTCGATGTCATGGATGCCTTCTTGACGGACGGTGGCCGGGCAATTCCCAAGCTCATTATCCTCAACGAAGCCTTAGAGGTTTTGGCCGACTGGGGGCCGCGCCCCAATACTGCCCAAATGATGGCCAAAGAGTTTAAAGCTCAGCCCGACGGGGATTTTAAAGTTTTTGCAGCCCAATTGCACAAGTGGTATGCCGACAACAAAGGCCAAGAATTGGAGCAGGAGCTGGAAGCCTTGCTGCAAAAGCTAGTCTGA
- a CDS encoding YceI family protein: protein MATWQLDPMHSELLFKVKHLVISTVTGRFKDFNASLEAGQEDFSDAKISFSADVSSIDTNNGQRDEHLRSEDFFAAAAHPKMTFESTAFKKTGAGEYQLVGNLSIRGISKEVTLDVTYGGTMVDPYGNTKAGFELEGKILRKEFGLAWDAVTEAGGVVVSNEVKIVGNIQFAKQA from the coding sequence ATGGCAACTTGGCAATTAGACCCTATGCACTCAGAGCTGCTTTTCAAAGTAAAGCACTTGGTAATTTCTACTGTAACCGGACGTTTCAAAGACTTCAATGCCAGCCTTGAGGCGGGTCAAGAAGACTTCAGTGATGCCAAGATCAGTTTTTCGGCAGATGTATCAAGCATTGACACCAACAACGGTCAGCGTGATGAGCACCTTCGCTCAGAGGATTTTTTTGCGGCAGCTGCACACCCTAAAATGACTTTTGAGAGCACAGCTTTCAAGAAGACAGGCGCAGGTGAGTACCAACTCGTGGGCAATTTGAGCATCCGCGGTATCAGCAAAGAAGTAACTCTCGATGTAACCTACGGTGGCACTATGGTAGATCCTTATGGCAATACCAAGGCCGGCTTTGAGCTAGAAGGCAAGATTTTGCGCAAAGAATTTGGCTTGGCGTGGGATGCAGTTACAGAAGCCGGAGGCGTGGTTGTCAGCAATGAGGTAAAAATTGTCGGCAACATCCAATTTGCCAAACAGGCTTAA
- a CDS encoding DUF4738 domain-containing protein produces MNKLLLISSIFLMAQACGGEQTADNHTTPQNTNPQEVAIEQTPKTTTEKPQELPDLATQLQQPQAKEVASKETGRNVKALIAQLRKDASVELIFAEPDYGKTQTDSVFEGYEVRLTTSCLNDEGVLQEMYDMAGLAPKAYMVSHNYQTTVQIGHAGQEIVVRNIRKEDLQGQLMPRFVEDAILKHPELLGFNTRTKELQLAFIIGIPSTDLVVMVQVAVDMKGQVRVTAIENLMM; encoded by the coding sequence ATGAACAAGTTACTACTGATAAGCAGCATATTCTTGATGGCTCAGGCTTGTGGAGGAGAGCAAACCGCCGACAACCACACCACCCCTCAAAATACCAATCCTCAAGAGGTGGCCATAGAGCAAACCCCCAAAACAACCACCGAAAAACCTCAGGAACTCCCCGACTTGGCGACCCAACTACAGCAACCACAGGCTAAGGAAGTGGCTTCAAAAGAAACAGGGCGCAATGTCAAGGCGTTGATAGCACAATTGCGCAAAGACGCAAGCGTAGAGTTGATATTTGCCGAGCCTGATTATGGCAAGACACAGACCGACAGCGTGTTTGAGGGCTATGAAGTCCGCCTGACTACTAGCTGCCTCAATGATGAGGGCGTATTACAAGAAATGTATGATATGGCGGGTCTTGCTCCCAAAGCATATATGGTATCACATAACTACCAGACAACCGTACAAATCGGCCACGCAGGCCAAGAAATTGTTGTGCGTAATATTCGCAAAGAAGACCTCCAAGGGCAGTTGATGCCGCGCTTTGTAGAAGATGCTATCTTGAAGCATCCTGAGCTGTTAGGTTTCAACACCCGAACTAAAGAATTACAACTGGCGTTCATTATAGGAATACCCAGTACAGACTTGGTAGTAATGGTACAAGTGGCTGTTGATATGAAAGGCCAAGTACGGGTAACTGCCATCGAAAACTTGATGATGTAA
- a CDS encoding GlmU family protein, translating into MPKPYFLIDTPSLHEQLKPLSFTRAIADLRIGIDTIAEKWTQLWGAEPLYLTVPYLQHKYPAYSLDEANIAIVGSLLPTPELVQAIAALEVGQGLAYDDTLLACCLPAEEFQYPLQPLTFDILPYPHPPTLIRYPWELFLYNGAVIQQDYQRLTQGRSGVPLTDPLTRGYQLDQVFLEEGAQVQAAILNASQGPIYIGKNAHIQEGAIIQGPVAIGEGAVVNIGAKIRPNTTIGPYCKVGGEVSNSIFWGYSNKGHEGFLGNAVLGQWCNLGADTNNSNLKNNYSTVKVWSYAEQDFQDTGLQFCGLLMGDHAKAGINTMFNTGTVVGVSANVFGGGFPPKHVPSFAWGGAEGFEVYELDKAIETAERVMERRQIKLSHTERAILQYLYQQETSYEH; encoded by the coding sequence ATGCCTAAGCCCTATTTTTTGATTGATACCCCCAGTTTGCATGAGCAACTCAAACCCTTGAGTTTTACTCGTGCCATTGCCGACTTGCGTATCGGCATCGATACTATTGCCGAAAAGTGGACACAGCTATGGGGAGCGGAGCCGCTCTACCTGACCGTGCCCTATCTGCAACACAAATACCCCGCCTACAGCCTCGATGAGGCCAATATCGCCATTGTGGGGTCTTTATTGCCTACACCCGAATTGGTACAGGCCATCGCAGCGCTGGAGGTAGGCCAAGGGCTGGCCTATGATGATACGCTGCTTGCCTGTTGTTTGCCTGCCGAAGAGTTTCAGTACCCCTTACAGCCGCTTACTTTTGATATACTCCCCTACCCTCACCCTCCTACCCTGATTCGGTATCCTTGGGAGCTGTTTCTTTACAATGGAGCGGTTATTCAACAAGATTACCAGCGCCTGACCCAAGGGCGCAGCGGTGTGCCCCTTACAGACCCGCTCACGCGGGGATACCAACTTGACCAAGTTTTTCTGGAAGAAGGCGCACAAGTACAAGCCGCTATCTTAAACGCCAGCCAAGGGCCGATATACATCGGCAAAAACGCCCATATTCAGGAGGGGGCTATCATCCAAGGCCCGGTGGCTATTGGTGAGGGGGCAGTGGTGAATATAGGCGCTAAAATACGCCCCAATACGACCATAGGCCCTTACTGTAAGGTCGGGGGTGAGGTCAGCAACAGCATCTTCTGGGGCTATTCGAACAAAGGCCACGAAGGCTTCCTCGGCAACGCCGTGCTGGGGCAATGGTGTAACCTAGGAGCCGATACCAATAACTCCAACCTCAAGAACAACTATAGCACTGTGAAGGTCTGGAGCTACGCCGAGCAAGATTTTCAAGACACCGGATTGCAGTTTTGCGGCCTGCTGATGGGCGACCACGCCAAGGCCGGCATCAATACGATGTTCAACACTGGTACGGTAGTCGGGGTGTCGGCCAATGTGTTTGGCGGTGGATTTCCCCCTAAGCACGTCCCTTCCTTTGCTTGGGGAGGCGCAGAAGGATTTGAGGTGTATGAGCTGGACAAGGCCATTGAAACTGCCGAACGGGTGATGGAGCGCCGACAAATCAAACTCTCCCACACCGAACGCGCTATTCTGCAATACCTCTATCAACAAGAAACCAGCTATGAGCACTAA
- a CDS encoding DUF4349 domain-containing protein: MRITNFSTQQRLSLVFLGLTLLGVLPSCGGGGGSSEGYRQKSAATEAEYAEESAASYDTQEAPRELDAQASEIDQRQFVSLDNRLNLDSSGREFIRTARLRFEVKQVKQATLKVENLVAQYKGFIISAQLESKPRGEYYTPISADSTCHTRVYHLQNQLTLRIPSRQLDAFLKELQPLVQYLEYFRQNAEDVSLLQMQKRVAARRWALAASQQQQNVAQKPGDLMQTSDVQTRLLYQQLQADEQEFEVKQLADQVAFATVYLELYESSRHHQVIVADTYTIKPYRPSFGKRALDALQGGWEGLVNFVLLLFRWWPGVLMLTAIAGWWIYRKRKA, from the coding sequence ATGCGTATCACAAACTTTTCAACCCAACAGCGACTGTCCCTCGTGTTTTTGGGGCTGACGTTATTAGGTGTCTTGCCCTCTTGTGGAGGAGGCGGTGGCTCCAGCGAAGGTTATAGGCAAAAATCTGCCGCCACAGAGGCGGAGTATGCCGAAGAGAGCGCTGCTTCTTATGACACACAAGAGGCTCCTCGGGAGCTGGATGCCCAGGCCTCCGAAATAGACCAGAGGCAGTTTGTATCGCTCGATAATCGCCTCAACCTCGATAGCAGTGGACGGGAGTTTATCCGGACAGCGCGGTTGCGGTTTGAGGTCAAGCAAGTAAAACAGGCCACACTCAAAGTAGAAAACCTAGTAGCCCAATACAAGGGCTTCATCATCAGTGCCCAGCTCGAAAGCAAACCGCGTGGAGAATACTATACGCCTATCAGCGCCGATTCCACCTGCCATACCCGTGTATATCACCTCCAAAACCAGCTGACCTTGCGTATCCCCAGCCGGCAGTTGGATGCTTTTCTCAAAGAATTACAGCCACTGGTACAATACCTAGAGTACTTCCGCCAAAACGCCGAGGATGTGAGTCTCTTGCAAATGCAGAAGCGTGTGGCTGCCCGGCGCTGGGCGTTAGCTGCCAGCCAACAACAGCAAAATGTAGCACAAAAGCCCGGCGATCTAATGCAGACTTCTGATGTACAAACACGCCTGCTGTATCAACAGCTTCAGGCCGATGAGCAAGAGTTTGAAGTCAAACAATTGGCCGACCAAGTGGCTTTTGCCACAGTATATTTGGAGCTGTATGAATCTAGTCGTCATCACCAAGTGATTGTCGCCGATACGTATACCATCAAACCTTATCGCCCTAGTTTTGGCAAGCGTGCGCTGGATGCGCTACAAGGTGGCTGGGAAGGCTTGGTCAATTTTGTGCTCCTACTGTTCCGTTGGTGGCCCGGAGTACTTATGCTCACAGCGATTGCTGGATGGTGGATATACCGTAAACGTAAAGCCTAG
- a CDS encoding type B 50S ribosomal protein L31, whose product MKKDIHPNYREVVFWDTSNDSKFLTRSTVETTDTVEFEGKTYPAYKVEVSSESHPFYTGKKVFVDTAGRVEKFNKRFAKK is encoded by the coding sequence ATGAAAAAAGACATTCACCCTAACTATCGTGAGGTAGTATTTTGGGATACTTCCAACGATTCCAAGTTTTTGACCCGCTCTACAGTAGAAACTACCGACACAGTAGAGTTTGAAGGCAAGACTTACCCTGCTTACAAGGTAGAGGTTAGCTCTGAGTCACACCCCTTCTACACCGGTAAGAAAGTATTTGTAGATACTGCAGGTCGTGTGGAGAAATTCAACAAGCGTTTTGCCAAGAAATAA
- a CDS encoding tetratricopeptide repeat protein, with translation MKRLGVLIVQGLLLGYWSGSALLQAQPEAQLLAEARAARQNGEFQQAIALYSQVLNNNPRLGDAYAERGFSQARLKQYQDALYDYADALQYGGLTHEDLVWYNQGWAFFNLGDKPRACESWQKALTLGYQPAQEALQKHCQP, from the coding sequence ATGAAAAGACTAGGGGTACTGATTGTTCAGGGTTTGCTGTTGGGCTATTGGAGCGGCTCGGCGCTGCTTCAGGCGCAACCCGAAGCCCAACTACTAGCCGAAGCACGCGCAGCGCGCCAAAACGGCGAGTTTCAGCAAGCTATCGCGCTATATAGCCAAGTTCTGAACAACAACCCCCGCCTTGGGGATGCTTATGCAGAGCGCGGCTTCAGCCAGGCGCGCCTGAAGCAATACCAAGATGCGCTTTATGACTATGCTGACGCGCTACAATACGGCGGTCTCACTCACGAAGACCTTGTATGGTATAACCAAGGCTGGGCTTTTTTTAATCTTGGCGATAAGCCTCGCGCCTGTGAAAGCTGGCAAAAGGCGCTGACACTCGGTTATCAGCCCGCCCAAGAGGCGCTACAAAAGCATTGCCAACCCTAA
- a CDS encoding PP2C family protein-serine/threonine phosphatase yields MLYISTLYTLERQRQTQQALYELQTLHQQIGQLQNQYWTVQQQLPADDKALKKILDDFDYSHRQVKLSIDQLDAWYGHSNQTLLLFKELQQQAKKLAQESEAVAKLWVSRGSLEKGARYDAQLALNTLVSQNPAIFEQRQYQLRAAEQSYWSTRQAEQLDYWKRTAQEISTLLKASTAPDANEQLYRWERYAKSFSQATALEEQLDLSNTSGTGARWMELLVNTRQQTEALQVNTHQAQTNFKTRLSTITGIGMGLMLLIFAQLAFFIWKDIIKPLQALRANMEEVFDQVSPSMLIDKGVSNIEQRRMDIVAAQTMDNEIAQVKALFNLVSEEFEERSIALESQQDNTEAERRELTRFAEYFRTLNALGQEIATNFSILNIIQRAVNPMQDLLQASSFGIGVYNPRHNHLEFFTHATTQAAPYEYSLSLENEEHSLEAHCFLQRHDLLLPDLREQALPYPLGLMQVNGQATNPPQSLMMLPLMSHGKPVGVITVQSTEPNLYQPLHLDLLRNLGNYAVIALENAKVYNQIQQQKEQIIDSISYAQRIQEAILPPIHQLQHVVGDAFVLFKPKDIVSGDFYWFAKTDPKPIYEEVLTEKGARRVLKEIINEKIVIAAIDCTGHGVPGAFMSAIGNDLLNNIVIHEGIVEPSQILYRLHQEIRIALKQNETNNQDGMDAAICVIDLEEEEMLYAGAYNPLLYIQNKEIRIIQGDNNPVGGWHIKGNERKFSTHTIPLDKPTVFYLLTDGFQDQIGSRDEKKFTTKRLHQLLLNIHTLRMDEQRHVLDDVMNDWMGEIEQVDDMLVLGFKVKR; encoded by the coding sequence ATGCTGTATATAAGTACTTTATATACCCTAGAACGCCAACGACAAACCCAACAAGCCTTGTATGAACTACAAACATTACACCAGCAAATAGGCCAACTACAAAACCAATACTGGACAGTACAACAACAGCTCCCGGCAGACGACAAGGCGCTCAAAAAAATATTGGATGACTTTGATTACTCGCATCGCCAAGTCAAGCTCAGCATAGACCAACTAGACGCTTGGTATGGCCATAGCAACCAAACCTTGTTGCTCTTCAAGGAGCTACAACAACAAGCAAAAAAACTGGCGCAAGAATCAGAGGCCGTAGCCAAGCTCTGGGTCAGCAGGGGGAGTTTAGAAAAAGGCGCACGTTATGACGCACAGTTGGCGCTCAACACCTTGGTGAGTCAAAACCCTGCTATATTCGAGCAACGCCAATACCAACTACGCGCCGCCGAGCAAAGCTATTGGAGCACACGCCAAGCCGAACAACTCGACTATTGGAAACGTACAGCCCAAGAAATCAGCACCCTGCTCAAGGCAAGCACTGCCCCTGATGCCAATGAACAGCTATACCGTTGGGAACGCTACGCCAAAAGTTTTTCGCAGGCTACTGCCCTCGAAGAACAGCTAGACCTGAGCAATACTAGCGGTACCGGTGCACGATGGATGGAGCTATTGGTCAATACCCGCCAACAAACCGAAGCCCTACAAGTAAATACGCACCAAGCACAGACAAATTTCAAAACACGGCTCAGTACTATCACCGGTATTGGGATGGGATTGATGTTGTTGATTTTTGCGCAGTTAGCCTTCTTTATCTGGAAAGACATCATCAAGCCCTTGCAGGCCTTGCGTGCCAATATGGAAGAAGTCTTTGACCAAGTATCGCCCAGTATGCTCATAGACAAAGGTGTGAGCAATATCGAACAGCGACGTATGGATATAGTGGCGGCACAAACAATGGACAACGAAATCGCTCAAGTCAAAGCGCTTTTCAACTTGGTGTCCGAAGAATTTGAAGAACGCAGCATCGCCCTCGAAAGCCAGCAAGACAACACCGAGGCCGAACGCCGTGAGCTGACGCGCTTTGCAGAGTATTTCCGAACCCTCAACGCCCTTGGCCAAGAAATAGCCACCAATTTCTCTATCCTCAATATTATCCAGAGGGCGGTCAACCCTATGCAGGATTTGCTACAGGCCAGCTCTTTTGGTATTGGGGTATACAACCCAAGGCACAATCATCTTGAGTTTTTTACCCACGCCACCACACAGGCTGCGCCCTATGAATACAGTCTCTCGCTGGAAAATGAGGAACACAGCCTTGAAGCTCATTGTTTTCTACAACGCCACGACCTGCTGCTGCCCGATTTGCGCGAGCAAGCCCTCCCCTACCCCTTAGGCCTGATGCAGGTCAATGGACAGGCCACCAACCCACCTCAGTCTTTAATGATGCTGCCTTTGATGTCGCACGGAAAACCCGTCGGGGTGATTACTGTCCAAAGTACAGAGCCTAATCTGTACCAGCCTCTACACCTAGACTTGCTGCGCAACTTGGGCAACTATGCCGTCATTGCCCTTGAAAATGCCAAAGTCTACAACCAAATACAGCAACAAAAAGAACAAATCATCGACAGTATCAGCTACGCTCAGCGTATCCAAGAGGCGATACTGCCCCCCATTCACCAACTCCAACACGTGGTGGGAGATGCCTTTGTGTTATTTAAGCCAAAAGACATTGTTTCGGGCGACTTTTATTGGTTTGCCAAAACTGACCCCAAGCCTATCTACGAAGAAGTACTGACAGAAAAAGGGGCTAGACGGGTGTTGAAGGAGATTATCAACGAAAAAATTGTCATTGCAGCCATCGACTGTACCGGCCACGGCGTACCCGGAGCATTTATGAGCGCTATTGGCAACGACTTGCTCAACAATATCGTAATCCACGAAGGAATCGTAGAGCCTAGCCAAATATTGTATCGCCTACACCAAGAAATACGCATCGCCCTCAAGCAAAATGAGACCAATAACCAAGATGGGATGGATGCCGCCATCTGTGTTATTGACCTAGAGGAAGAAGAAATGCTCTATGCCGGCGCATACAATCCGCTGCTTTATATCCAAAACAAGGAAATCCGCATTATCCAAGGCGACAATAACCCTGTGGGAGGCTGGCACATCAAGGGCAACGAACGTAAGTTTAGCACCCATACCATCCCCCTTGACAAGCCCACAGTGTTTTACCTACTTACCGATGGGTTTCAAGACCAAATAGGTAGCCGCGACGAGAAAAAGTTTACGACCAAACGCTTGCATCAACTCCTACTCAATATCCATACACTACGAATGGATGAGCAGCGCCACGTACTCGATGATGTGATGAATGATTGGATGGGAGAAATAGAACAAGTAGACGATATGCTGGTATTGGGCTTCAAAGTAAAACGCTAA